A single region of the Selenomonas sp. oral taxon 920 genome encodes:
- a CDS encoding aspartate ammonia-lyase, with protein sequence MLKESDCIGEMEIPEDVYYGIQSERARNNFDISGTTINDLPDFVQAIAEIKKAAALANARIGKLDSHVADAVCKAADEIIAGKHAGMFPIDVFQGGGSTSTNMNVNEVIAKRANELLTGHKGYDAVHPNTHVNCGQSTNDVIPTAIGITCHRYAKKLRPSLALLTETLQKKSEEFKNVVKASRTCLQDAVPITLGQEFGGYHAFAARHLALLDEMLAQPLELPLGATASGTGFGTFEGYMEKVFVSLEEITEIQVRQKANLFDGLQQGDEYIRMSAYLKSLATGLGKIATDLRIMSSGPRCGFAEIRLPAVQPGSSIMPGKVNPVMPELINQICYQICGNDMAITMAVEGGELDLNVWEPVIIKNLTEEFRLLTGGMQKFAELCIAGIEADEERCRTYAEQTMANATAASALLDYPKGTEIAQRAVAEGKTVKEIVREMQVFSESEIEELFDPLMMADWRRSSKVMSNKNMKAKQ encoded by the coding sequence ATGCTGAAAGAAAGCGACTGCATCGGAGAAATGGAGATCCCGGAAGACGTATACTACGGGATCCAGTCGGAACGCGCGCGCAATAATTTTGACATCTCGGGGACAACGATCAATGATCTGCCCGATTTTGTCCAAGCTATTGCAGAGATCAAAAAGGCAGCTGCTCTCGCAAATGCGCGGATTGGGAAGCTTGATTCGCATGTTGCAGATGCCGTTTGCAAGGCGGCGGATGAGATCATCGCGGGAAAGCACGCAGGGATGTTTCCTATCGACGTCTTTCAAGGCGGCGGCTCGACCTCGACGAACATGAACGTCAACGAGGTTATTGCAAAACGGGCGAATGAACTGTTGACCGGACACAAGGGATATGATGCGGTGCATCCGAATACGCATGTCAACTGCGGACAATCGACAAACGATGTCATCCCAACGGCGATCGGCATTACCTGCCATCGTTACGCAAAAAAACTCCGTCCGTCTCTCGCTCTCCTGACCGAAACGCTGCAGAAGAAATCCGAGGAGTTCAAGAACGTCGTTAAGGCCTCGCGGACGTGCCTGCAGGATGCTGTTCCGATTACGCTCGGACAGGAATTTGGCGGATACCACGCATTTGCTGCGCGCCATCTGGCGCTTCTCGACGAGATGCTCGCACAGCCGCTTGAGCTGCCGCTCGGGGCGACGGCCTCCGGCACCGGATTTGGAACATTCGAGGGCTATATGGAGAAGGTGTTCGTCTCGCTGGAGGAGATCACGGAAATCCAAGTCCGACAGAAAGCAAATCTCTTCGACGGTTTGCAGCAGGGCGACGAGTACATCCGTATGTCAGCCTACCTCAAGAGCCTGGCAACCGGACTCGGGAAGATTGCAACAGACCTGCGCATCATGTCGTCCGGTCCGCGCTGCGGTTTTGCCGAGATACGCCTCCCCGCAGTCCAGCCCGGCTCCTCCATCATGCCCGGCAAGGTGAACCCGGTGATGCCGGAGCTCATCAATCAGATCTGCTATCAGATCTGCGGCAATGATATGGCGATCACGATGGCGGTCGAGGGCGGTGAACTGGATCTCAACGTGTGGGAGCCGGTCATCATCAAGAACCTCACAGAGGAATTCCGACTGCTGACAGGCGGCATGCAAAAGTTCGCCGAACTCTGCATCGCGGGGATCGAGGCAGATGAGGAACGCTGCCGTACCTACGCCGAGCAGACGATGGCAAATGCGACAGCTGCGTCCGCGCTGCTTGACTATCCAAAGGGGACAGAGATTGCACAGCGTGCCGTTGCGGAGGGCAAGACGGTCAAAGAGATCGTTCGTGAGATGCAGGTGTTTTCTGAAAGCGAGATTGAAGAACTCTTTGATCCGCTGATGATGGCGGATTGGCGGCGCAGCAGCAAGGTTATGTCCAATAAAAATATGAAGGCAAAGCAGTAG
- the srlE gene encoding PTS glucitol/sorbitol transporter subunit IIB: MYQSVKIVAGTGGWGGPLVLVPTEIRNKIVSVTGGGVHPLAAKIAEMTGCTAVDGFSTGVPDEEILLAVVDCGGTARCGVYPKKGILTANVLPVGKTGPLAQFITKELYVSAVDLSCLSLADAGESAAAAETASAHTPKTKAQAKAEIAEMEKGREKNFVTRLGIAIGGVVNKFYAAGRETIDITVKSILPFMAFVSMILGIISVSGLGNVIANTISPLASTLPGMLIISLICAIPFISPVLGPGAVIAQVVGTLLGAQIGMGNIPPQYALPALFAINAQVGADFVPVGLSLGEADPETIELGVPAVLYSRVITGPLAVLIAYAASIGLY; the protein is encoded by the coding sequence ATGTATCAATCAGTGAAGATTGTCGCAGGAACAGGCGGCTGGGGCGGCCCTCTCGTGCTTGTTCCAACGGAGATACGAAATAAGATCGTCAGCGTTACGGGCGGCGGCGTTCATCCGCTCGCGGCAAAAATTGCAGAGATGACGGGCTGCACAGCGGTCGATGGGTTCTCGACGGGAGTGCCGGATGAGGAGATCCTGCTCGCTGTCGTGGATTGCGGCGGCACGGCGCGCTGCGGCGTCTATCCCAAGAAGGGGATCCTGACGGCGAATGTCCTGCCCGTCGGCAAGACGGGACCGCTCGCGCAATTCATCACGAAGGAACTCTACGTCTCGGCGGTTGATCTCTCCTGTCTTTCCCTTGCGGACGCGGGCGAGAGCGCAGCTGCAGCAGAGACGGCATCTGCCCATACGCCCAAGACGAAGGCGCAGGCAAAGGCGGAGATCGCCGAAATGGAGAAGGGGCGCGAGAAGAATTTCGTTACGCGCCTCGGCATTGCCATCGGCGGTGTGGTCAACAAGTTCTATGCGGCAGGGCGCGAGACCATTGACATTACGGTCAAGAGCATCCTGCCGTTTATGGCATTTGTGTCTATGATTCTGGGTATCATTTCTGTCTCGGGGCTCGGCAATGTGATTGCGAATACGATCTCGCCGCTTGCGAGCACGCTGCCCGGCATGCTCATCATCTCGCTCATCTGCGCGATTCCATTTATCTCGCCCGTCCTCGGTCCCGGCGCGGTCATTGCGCAGGTCGTCGGTACGCTGCTCGGCGCACAGATCGGGATGGGCAACATCCCGCCGCAGTATGCACTGCCTGCGCTCTTTGCAATCAACGCACAGGTTGGTGCGGACTTCGTTCCCGTCGGGCTCAGTCTCGGCGAGGCAGATCCGGAGACCATCGAGCTCGGCGTACCCGCTGTTCTCTACTCGCGCGTCATCACCGGGCCGCTTGCCGTCTTGATTGCCTACGCAGCAAGCATTGGGCTTTACTAA
- a CDS encoding aspartate ammonia-lyase: MRTEHDFLGNMEVPDDVYYGVQTMRAIENFYITGQKLDPDFIKALAVVKKAAALANMDTGRLPREIGDVLVQAADEIIAGGLIDQFPVDPIQGGAGTSVNMNMNEVLCNRALELRGEAKGRYDIISPNNHANMAQSTNDSFPTGIKVCLSTKGAVFLAALDRLAAELEKKATAYRAILKMGRTHLQDAVPITLGQEMGSYASAVRRSMRRIRYVLRHIHTINMGGTAVGTGLNAEPAYIKAVAKRLSEITGEQYRTSQNIIDATNNTDAFADFSSALKNAALVLIKLANDFRLMASGPRCGLNELHLPMRQPGSSIMPGKVNPVIAEVLDQACYQVIAGDLAVTLGVENGQFELNVMEPVMAFNMFNSLNYITRAVNTFVDKLLVDLKPNVEQCQKWLDNSVGIVTALLPHIGYEKSAELAREAYTTGRPIREIILDQGILSKKELDHILSPRQMTRPGIA, translated from the coding sequence ATGAGAACCGAACACGATTTCCTCGGCAACATGGAAGTCCCCGATGATGTCTACTATGGCGTGCAGACGATGCGTGCCATCGAGAACTTCTACATCACGGGACAGAAGCTCGACCCCGATTTCATCAAGGCACTCGCTGTGGTGAAAAAGGCGGCTGCACTCGCGAACATGGATACGGGACGTCTCCCGCGTGAGATCGGTGACGTGCTCGTACAGGCGGCAGATGAGATCATTGCGGGCGGTCTCATCGACCAGTTCCCCGTCGACCCGATTCAGGGCGGCGCGGGCACATCCGTCAACATGAACATGAACGAGGTGCTCTGCAACCGTGCGCTCGAACTGCGCGGCGAAGCAAAGGGACGCTATGACATCATCTCGCCGAACAACCACGCCAACATGGCACAGTCGACGAACGACTCGTTCCCCACGGGCATCAAGGTCTGCCTCTCCACGAAGGGTGCGGTCTTCCTCGCCGCGCTTGACCGCCTCGCTGCGGAACTCGAGAAAAAGGCGACGGCATACCGTGCAATTCTAAAGATGGGGCGCACACATCTGCAGGATGCTGTCCCCATCACGCTCGGACAGGAGATGGGTTCCTACGCCTCTGCCGTGCGCCGCTCCATGCGCCGCATCCGCTACGTCCTGCGCCACATCCACACGATCAACATGGGCGGCACCGCCGTCGGTACGGGACTGAACGCCGAGCCGGCATACATCAAGGCGGTTGCCAAACGACTCTCCGAGATCACGGGTGAACAGTACCGCACTTCACAGAACATCATTGATGCGACGAACAACACGGATGCATTCGCCGACTTCTCCTCCGCGCTCAAGAATGCGGCGCTCGTCCTCATCAAGCTTGCGAATGATTTCCGCCTGATGGCATCGGGACCGCGCTGCGGCCTGAACGAACTGCATCTTCCGATGCGGCAGCCGGGTTCCTCCATCATGCCGGGCAAGGTCAACCCCGTCATCGCGGAGGTGCTCGACCAGGCGTGCTATCAGGTTATCGCAGGCGATCTCGCCGTGACGCTCGGTGTAGAGAACGGACAGTTCGAACTGAACGTTATGGAGCCGGTCATGGCGTTCAACATGTTCAACTCGCTCAACTACATCACACGCGCGGTCAATACCTTCGTCGACAAACTCCTCGTCGACCTGAAGCCGAACGTCGAGCAGTGCCAGAAGTGGCTGGACAACAGCGTTGGTATCGTGACTGCACTGCTGCCGCATATTGGGTATGAAAAGTCTGCCGAACTTGCACGTGAGGCATACACGACTGGCAGGCCCATCCGCGAGATCATCCTCGATCAGGGGATTCTCTCGAAGAAGGAACTCGATCACATTCTCTCGCCGCGCCAGATGACACGGCCGGGCATCGCTTAG
- a CDS encoding YjbQ family protein: MAVFKKKMTLTSHGGTPTFINITAELRAAIAESGIQEGIVTVISPHTTCGVFFEEFVHDVDETGTEFLQNDLNAVLENLIPNQTGWNQYQYPGEEHYRAVESWPDAEAYLPGGDRTALWNCDAHLKATLIGSSETFEVADGQLAVGTTGYCYFVDFDRTRARTRKCSIVVMGE, from the coding sequence ATGGCTGTATTTAAGAAAAAGATGACCCTCACCTCGCACGGCGGTACCCCCACCTTTATCAACATTACTGCCGAACTGCGTGCCGCCATTGCTGAGAGCGGTATCCAAGAGGGCATTGTGACCGTCATCTCACCGCACACAACCTGCGGCGTATTCTTTGAGGAGTTCGTACACGATGTGGACGAGACGGGCACAGAGTTCCTACAGAACGATCTGAATGCCGTCCTCGAGAATCTGATCCCGAACCAGACGGGCTGGAACCAATACCAGTACCCGGGTGAGGAGCACTACCGTGCCGTCGAGAGCTGGCCGGATGCCGAGGCATACCTGCCTGGCGGCGACCGCACCGCGCTCTGGAACTGTGATGCCCATCTCAAGGCGACCCTCATTGGCTCATCTGAGACCTTCGAGGTTGCCGACGGCCAGCTCGCCGTCGGCACCACGGGTTACTGCTACTTCGTCGACTTCGACCGCACACGCGCCCGCACACGCAAGTGCTCGATTGTGGTCATGGGTGAGTAA
- a CDS encoding GntR family transcriptional regulator → MTSKKQPLHEKIRDAMEKQFADLAYFSPIPGERELCQMLAVSRPTVRKALELLEKENKIVRMQGRGSFYTGEKIPVDYSEAPQRGFGLAQMFSAEGRVTRSTVLQQVVEPARGNLAAMLGISEGTLVFHLKRLRYVDERIYAVTDDYIPLSLCPELVHIDFTQHGLLRTLEAHDIQPYAEDKTIEVIHASPEIALYLEVAEQAPIFVTRILTTDCEGRIIQYATSKADAFRSRFRVRSTK, encoded by the coding sequence ATGACGAGCAAGAAACAGCCGCTGCACGAGAAGATCCGCGACGCGATGGAGAAACAATTTGCCGATCTTGCGTATTTCTCTCCGATTCCAGGCGAGCGTGAGCTGTGTCAGATGCTCGCTGTGAGCCGGCCGACCGTGCGCAAGGCACTGGAACTCCTCGAGAAGGAAAACAAAATCGTGCGGATGCAGGGGCGCGGCTCGTTCTATACGGGGGAGAAGATCCCCGTGGACTACTCCGAGGCGCCGCAGCGCGGATTCGGGCTTGCGCAGATGTTCTCGGCGGAGGGGCGCGTCACGCGCAGCACCGTTCTGCAGCAGGTGGTGGAGCCTGCGCGCGGAAATCTCGCGGCGATGCTCGGCATCTCTGAGGGGACGCTCGTCTTTCACCTCAAGCGTCTGCGCTATGTGGATGAGCGGATCTATGCTGTCACGGACGACTACATCCCTCTCTCGCTTTGCCCTGAGCTCGTCCACATCGACTTCACGCAGCATGGGCTTTTGCGCACACTGGAGGCACATGATATTCAGCCATACGCAGAGGACAAGACCATTGAGGTAATTCATGCCTCGCCAGAGATCGCACTCTACCTCGAGGTGGCGGAACAGGCACCGATCTTTGTCACGCGTATTCTGACGACGGATTGTGAGGGACGGATCATTCAATATGCCACGTCGAAGGCGGATGCGTTCCGCAGTCGTTTCCGCGTGCGTTCGACAAAATAA
- a CDS encoding anaerobic C4-dicarboxylate transporter family protein, translating into MFWIELIVVLGMLLIGARVGGIFLGMSSGVALAVLVFGFGCTPGSPAIDVIMIIMTVVVAASVLQASGGMDYLIQVAINLLRRNPKRISFYAPLISWLFTFMCGTGNIVYGILPVIAEVSREAGVRPERPISVSVVASQQAITACPISAATVALLALLAPANITLVDILVVCVPATLIGTLAASLYASRVGKELAEDPEYLARVEAGEAAPINEKTDFEEKTFGGKEKKAVWLYLLATVIVIAFGIFPDLRPTYLVGDKMTTFSMTATIEMVMMIMAGVILLATKTDVRSVIEQSVFKQGLMGVYCIFGLTWAGDTLVKNNLPFLKAGAQDMVIAYPWVFALVLFFMSTLILSQAGTLGALAPLGISLGISAPAMIGMFPAVSGLFFVPSYATVLAGIAFDRTGTTRIGKFVFNHSFMVPGLITCFVSVAVGLGLANAWL; encoded by the coding sequence ATGTTTTGGATTGAGCTTATCGTTGTTCTCGGAATGCTCCTGATCGGTGCACGCGTCGGCGGCATCTTCCTCGGTATGTCGAGCGGTGTTGCCCTCGCTGTTTTGGTCTTTGGCTTCGGTTGTACCCCCGGCTCGCCGGCCATCGACGTCATCATGATCATCATGACCGTCGTTGTTGCGGCATCCGTACTCCAAGCATCTGGCGGCATGGACTATCTGATCCAAGTGGCGATCAACCTGCTGCGCCGCAACCCGAAGCGGATCAGCTTCTACGCACCGCTTATCAGCTGGCTGTTCACGTTCATGTGCGGCACGGGCAACATCGTTTACGGCATCCTGCCGGTCATTGCTGAGGTGTCGCGTGAGGCGGGCGTTCGTCCCGAGCGTCCAATCTCCGTCTCTGTTGTCGCATCGCAGCAGGCGATCACGGCATGCCCAATCTCTGCGGCGACGGTTGCTCTCCTGGCTCTCTTGGCTCCCGCCAACATCACACTGGTCGACATTCTTGTCGTCTGCGTGCCCGCAACGCTCATCGGAACACTCGCAGCCTCTCTCTATGCATCTCGTGTTGGCAAGGAACTTGCTGAGGATCCTGAGTATCTGGCGCGCGTCGAGGCTGGTGAGGCTGCTCCGATCAACGAAAAGACGGATTTTGAGGAAAAAACATTCGGCGGCAAGGAAAAGAAGGCTGTGTGGCTTTACCTCCTCGCAACGGTCATCGTTATCGCCTTCGGCATCTTCCCCGATCTCCGTCCGACTTACCTCGTCGGTGATAAGATGACGACGTTCTCGATGACGGCAACGATCGAGATGGTCATGATGATCATGGCAGGCGTGATCCTGCTTGCGACAAAGACAGACGTACGCTCCGTCATCGAGCAGTCCGTATTCAAACAGGGGCTCATGGGCGTCTACTGCATATTTGGTCTGACATGGGCGGGCGATACGCTTGTTAAAAACAATCTGCCCTTCTTGAAAGCCGGTGCACAGGACATGGTAATCGCATATCCGTGGGTGTTCGCACTGGTGCTGTTTTTCATGTCCACACTGATCCTCAGTCAGGCGGGAACGCTCGGTGCACTTGCGCCGCTCGGCATCTCCCTCGGCATCTCCGCCCCGGCAATGATCGGTATGTTCCCTGCCGTCAGCGGACTCTTCTTTGTACCAAGCTATGCTACTGTCCTTGCGGGCATTGCGTTCGATCGGACCGGTACAACCAGAATCGGAAAGTTTGTATTCAACCACAGCTTTATGGTACCGGGTCTGATTACCTGCTTCGTCAGCGTCGCCGTTGGCCTTGGGCTTGCAAACGCATGGCTGTAA
- a CDS encoding triose-phosphate isomerase: MKSSLAPFLVVNPKSYLYGKASLALAQSADRAAKETGLKIYFTCPFSDIRYIRENTEAIIVTAQAMESLKPGRGMGHLLPEALYEAGARATFLNHAENPMTMTELSKTIARARELGIETIACADSLAEGTAIAAFRPDILLCEPTDLIGTGKTADDNYTTSIVAKIRSIDPTIGIMIASGITTADDVYRVVRLGADGSGATSGILSAPDPAARIMEMAEAIVRAAAVRNTQESAA; this comes from the coding sequence ATGAAGAGCAGTCTCGCACCATTTCTTGTCGTCAACCCAAAGTCCTATCTCTACGGCAAGGCATCGCTTGCCCTCGCGCAGTCTGCTGACCGTGCCGCCAAAGAGACGGGGCTGAAGATCTACTTCACCTGCCCCTTCTCCGACATCCGCTACATTCGCGAAAACACGGAGGCGATCATTGTCACGGCACAGGCGATGGAAAGCCTGAAACCGGGGCGCGGCATGGGGCATCTCCTGCCCGAGGCACTCTACGAGGCGGGCGCACGTGCTACCTTCCTCAACCATGCAGAAAATCCCATGACGATGACGGAGCTCTCCAAGACAATCGCCCGCGCGCGCGAACTCGGCATCGAGACAATTGCCTGTGCGGATTCGCTCGCCGAGGGCACGGCGATTGCCGCGTTCCGCCCCGATATTTTGCTCTGCGAGCCGACCGATCTTATCGGTACGGGCAAGACCGCAGACGACAACTACACAACCTCGATCGTTGCAAAGATCCGCAGTATTGATCCCACAATCGGCATCATGATTGCCTCTGGCATCACGACGGCAGACGATGTTTACCGCGTCGTGCGCCTTGGAGCGGATGGCAGCGGTGCAACGAGCGGCATTCTCAGTGCCCCCGATCCGGCAGCACGCATTATGGAGATGGCAGAGGCAATCGTGCGTGCCGCCGCCGTTCGTAATACACAGGAAAGCGCGGCATAG
- a CDS encoding class II fructose-bisphosphate aldolase — MLVDGKPVLAAAKAGRYGIVAPDFLTLNAARVFVQTADALRTPILLSFAQGHAGLISLEEAALVGKYWAEKVATPIVLHLDHGQDFDFLHRAIELGFTSVMLDASMKDMDENIRLTKEVVAYAHTKGVSVEAEIGHVGGASEGIEGVTSESVYTTVEEAVTFAEATGVDSLAVSIGTSHGVYASNRTPELNFERLRELAAAVPVPLVLHGGSGTGDENLRRAVHEGITKLNVYTDFLVGAIEEIKAAGTDSLIEVQRASDEGMRRVLTHYINLISKTA, encoded by the coding sequence ATGTTGGTTGATGGAAAACCCGTACTCGCGGCGGCGAAGGCGGGACGTTACGGCATCGTTGCCCCGGACTTTCTCACGCTGAATGCTGCGCGTGTCTTTGTGCAGACGGCAGACGCGCTGCGGACACCGATTCTCCTCTCGTTTGCACAGGGGCATGCGGGACTGATTTCGCTCGAGGAGGCGGCGCTTGTCGGAAAGTACTGGGCGGAGAAGGTCGCGACGCCGATCGTGCTGCACCTTGACCACGGGCAGGACTTCGACTTCCTGCACCGCGCGATCGAGCTTGGCTTTACCTCCGTCATGTTAGACGCGTCGATGAAGGACATGGACGAGAATATCCGCCTGACGAAGGAGGTCGTCGCCTATGCGCATACGAAGGGTGTCAGTGTCGAGGCGGAGATCGGCCATGTGGGCGGTGCGTCCGAGGGGATTGAGGGCGTAACTTCGGAGAGTGTCTATACGACTGTGGAGGAGGCGGTGACCTTTGCAGAGGCTACCGGGGTGGACTCGCTCGCTGTTTCCATCGGTACCTCGCACGGTGTTTACGCGAGCAATCGGACGCCGGAGCTGAACTTTGAGCGGCTGCGCGAGCTCGCTGCAGCTGTCCCTGTTCCGCTCGTTCTGCACGGCGGCTCCGGCACGGGAGACGAGAATCTGCGGCGTGCCGTGCACGAGGGAATCACGAAGCTGAATGTCTATACAGATTTCCTCGTCGGGGCAATCGAGGAGATCAAGGCGGCGGGGACGGACTCCCTGATCGAGGTGCAGAGGGCCTCAGATGAGGGGATGCGCAGGGTACTCACGCATTACATCAATCTCATTTCAAAAACGGCATAA
- a CDS encoding transcriptional regulator GutM, translated as MQTEALVGALFLLFVIQVIGTHLQVKEYKRAVRELHKRGNVGIGSRRRKIGPSNIVVIACNSDGEILEGRMMQGMTILSRFRPIEGIAGRTIYELRDEYTALPEKRRVHYKGHIQALDALITRLGDKQSL; from the coding sequence TTGCAGACAGAGGCACTCGTCGGCGCACTCTTCCTGCTCTTTGTGATCCAAGTCATCGGAACGCATCTGCAGGTCAAGGAGTACAAACGCGCCGTACGCGAGCTGCACAAGCGCGGCAACGTCGGCATTGGGTCGCGCAGGAGGAAGATTGGCCCGTCGAATATCGTTGTGATCGCGTGTAATTCGGATGGGGAGATTCTGGAGGGACGCATGATGCAGGGGATGACCATTCTCAGCCGCTTTCGTCCAATCGAGGGCATCGCAGGACGAACGATCTACGAGCTTCGTGACGAGTACACAGCACTGCCCGAGAAGCGGCGTGTGCACTATAAGGGACACATACAGGCTCTCGATGCACTGATCACGCGTCTGGGAGACAAACAGTCGCTGTAA
- a CDS encoding IS3 family transposase — protein sequence MDNIKEYIACCNERRIKKLLGWLSSAQYRRKFQAAQQKAQEIAFLRFQV from the coding sequence TTGGACAATATTAAGGAGTATATTGCCTGCTGCAACGAGCGCCGCATCAAGAAGCTCCTCGGCTGGCTCAGTTCCGCGCAGTATCGCCGCAAATTTCAAGCCGCACAACAAAAAGCGCAGGAAATTGCTTTCCTGCGCTTTCAGGTCTAA
- a CDS encoding agmatinase — MQDKVNLPITGIASFAKYPIHTDLTTLDADIAVIGVPYDLGTAYMNGSKFGPRRIREVSCHYGRGDAGFYDPDYDEQLLAAPIRVVDCGDVDMVPTNVEESFANIEAAIRMILDRGALPAIMGGDHSITIPVARALDRFKDLVVIQFDAHLDWTYAAGGQKYTNGSPMRRMSEMEHVGKMFQIGIRGLGSSRRSDFEDAKKYGSTIITARQANKMSPDEVLALIPDGAQYYVTIDIDGYDLSIASGVGSPSPGGLTYNWETEVLEGIARKGEVVAFDMVEVAPQYDPTGVTPRVAAMTMLDFMGHIMLNRR; from the coding sequence ATGCAGGATAAAGTCAATCTGCCAATCACTGGAATTGCGTCTTTTGCAAAGTATCCGATTCATACCGACCTGACAACACTGGATGCAGATATTGCGGTGATTGGCGTGCCATATGATTTGGGGACGGCGTATATGAATGGCTCCAAATTCGGCCCGCGCAGAATTCGTGAGGTCTCCTGTCACTATGGCCGCGGAGATGCCGGATTCTATGATCCTGACTATGATGAACAGCTGCTCGCAGCACCGATTCGCGTAGTCGATTGTGGTGATGTGGATATGGTTCCGACGAATGTGGAAGAATCATTTGCCAATATTGAAGCCGCAATCCGTATGATTTTGGATCGCGGAGCTCTGCCCGCCATCATGGGCGGCGATCATTCGATTACGATTCCGGTGGCGCGTGCGCTCGATCGTTTCAAAGATCTCGTTGTGATTCAGTTCGACGCACACCTCGATTGGACATATGCGGCGGGCGGTCAAAAGTATACGAACGGCAGTCCCATGCGGCGCATGTCGGAGATGGAGCACGTTGGGAAGATGTTCCAGATCGGGATACGAGGGCTTGGCAGCAGCCGAAGATCCGATTTTGAGGATGCCAAAAAGTATGGAAGCACCATCATCACGGCGCGTCAGGCCAATAAGATGTCGCCGGATGAAGTCTTGGCACTCATTCCCGATGGGGCGCAGTACTATGTGACCATTGATATAGACGGATACGACCTATCGATTGCCTCTGGTGTAGGCTCGCCCTCTCCGGGCGGACTGACCTATAATTGGGAAACGGAGGTGCTCGAGGGGATCGCCCGCAAAGGCGAGGTGGTCGCATTCGATATGGTTGAAGTGGCACCGCAGTACGATCCGACGGGTGTCACGCCGCGTGTGGCTGCCATGACGATGCTCGACTTCATGGGGCATATTATGTTGAATCGAAGGTGA